The following are from one region of the Achromobacter xylosoxidans genome:
- a CDS encoding carboxypeptidase-like regulatory domain-containing protein, translating to MNKRIERCTMAAAMALGSMAFAGILSTAQAGMPPVQQQGSVQYVSGGIGLDESEAMKAAAKDYPLALTFAAQRDGQADYVANVSVTISDAHGKSVLQTTAEGPYMLVKLPAGNYKISATYNGQAQNRNVAVQNTGTARAVFEWK from the coding sequence ATGAACAAGCGTATAGAACGCTGCACCATGGCCGCCGCGATGGCGCTGGGCAGCATGGCCTTTGCCGGCATCCTGTCCACCGCCCAGGCGGGCATGCCGCCGGTGCAGCAGCAGGGTTCGGTGCAGTATGTCAGCGGCGGCATCGGGCTGGACGAATCCGAAGCCATGAAGGCCGCAGCCAAGGACTATCCGCTGGCGCTGACGTTCGCGGCGCAACGCGACGGCCAGGCGGACTACGTTGCAAATGTCTCCGTCACCATCAGCGATGCGCATGGCAAGTCCGTGCTGCAAACCACTGCCGAAGGCCCGTACATGCTGGTCAAGCTGCCGGCCGGCAACTACAAGATCTCGGCCACCTACAACGGCCAGGCGCAGAACCGCAACGTCGCGGTGCAAAACACCGGTACCGCGCGCGCCGTGTTCGAATGGAAGTAA
- a CDS encoding NRDE family protein, whose translation MCLAVLALHALPGIPVLIAANRDEFHQRPTLPAAQWPDAPEVYAGRDGLAGGSWMGATTGGRHALVTNFREPGRIIENAPSRGALVEDYLRGTASAADYLAQVHAKGQAYNGFNLIVGDAREAWYLSNRDGGPRRLAPGVYALSNHLLDTPWPKLARTKAAFEAVLRSGPQPDLPALMAALADRQPADDADLPATGLPLDRERLLSSPFIVSPNYGTRSSSVLALRDGGAGQLDERRFAPDGSVSGESRLTFSWRAARGTLT comes from the coding sequence ATGTGTCTTGCCGTACTGGCCCTGCACGCCCTGCCGGGCATCCCCGTCCTGATCGCCGCCAACCGCGATGAATTCCACCAACGCCCCACCTTGCCCGCCGCGCAATGGCCCGATGCGCCCGAGGTCTACGCCGGCCGCGACGGCCTGGCCGGCGGCAGCTGGATGGGCGCGACGACCGGCGGACGCCATGCGCTGGTCACCAACTTCCGCGAACCGGGCCGGATCATCGAGAACGCGCCTTCGCGCGGCGCGCTGGTCGAAGACTATCTGCGCGGCACGGCCTCCGCGGCCGACTACCTGGCGCAAGTGCATGCCAAGGGCCAGGCCTACAACGGCTTCAACCTGATCGTGGGCGATGCGCGCGAAGCCTGGTATCTCAGCAACCGCGATGGCGGCCCGCGCCGCCTGGCTCCAGGCGTCTACGCCCTGTCCAACCATCTGCTGGACACGCCCTGGCCCAAGCTGGCGCGCACCAAGGCGGCTTTCGAAGCCGTGCTGCGCAGCGGGCCGCAGCCCGACCTGCCCGCGCTGATGGCCGCGCTGGCAGACCGCCAGCCCGCCGACGACGCCGACCTGCCCGCCACCGGTCTGCCACTGGATCGCGAAAGGCTATTGAGCAGCCCGTTCATCGTCAGTCCGAACTATGGCACCCGCAGTTCCAGCGTACTGGCGCTGCGCGACGGTGGCGCCGGACAGCTGGATGAAAGGCGCTTCGCCCCGGACGGCTCGGTCAGCGGCGAAAGCCGGCTGACATTTTCCTGGCGCGCGGCACGCGGTACGCTTACCTAG
- a CDS encoding FUSC family protein produces MFRSSLKHAARNANMRWLMSLAHMEPSPVSRWVALRAALAIGLPSTVGLALDQSAAAALVALGALPAITGDNGGPYRNRALSIGATVFGGAFGYFLGTMIAGHGLWTSAAMTLLVLAASLVGTFNNIAAVSTLQFATYVIVGASLTSNLPSWLPSVLVGAGGLFGLALTLTGWVVNPIAPERAAVAMAYRKLAAMFAAIGTSHTMSARRDMEAAMTTAYDTVLAARRGAAGPSPRLARLAAQLQACTPLTNTALELARAGRVLPHDCARVMNRLADRVENDATPDPREDIAALRQADMAPLADALAQVQPLLDGATLSEADAFAGLPPARPRTPWRVLARTYRPGPTTVRYLVRLGLCLIAAEAVSMAFSLPRSYWVPLIVVVVFKPNFGSVFARALQSCAGSVVGVAISATVLALDRNGIVSLLTVAGLASLLPWSVRRNYGLFSAILLPILMLLIGALQPGSWPIALARLIDVAVAAGIVLLVGYLPWIRIERSNLDHTVAAAMDTLAAYLNTVFQADPTSRHDLRASAYARLSDLRIALQRGLSEPRLVSRRALAWWPVEVALERVANAISDTAWSLPADQPAPSAAELAQLAASLHQMSAAVAQGAAMPAAAIASPAPALRDVAAQIEALRAALAGPDFAAAPGKAIPDKPANQV; encoded by the coding sequence GTGTTCCGTTCCTCGCTGAAACATGCCGCGCGCAACGCCAACATGCGTTGGCTGATGAGCCTGGCGCACATGGAGCCTTCGCCCGTCAGCCGCTGGGTGGCGCTGCGTGCCGCCCTGGCCATCGGCTTGCCTTCGACGGTCGGACTCGCGCTGGACCAGAGCGCGGCGGCGGCCCTGGTCGCGCTGGGCGCGCTGCCCGCCATCACCGGCGACAATGGCGGCCCTTACCGCAACCGCGCGCTGTCCATCGGCGCCACCGTGTTCGGCGGCGCGTTTGGGTACTTCCTCGGCACGATGATTGCCGGACACGGGCTATGGACCTCCGCGGCCATGACGCTGCTGGTGCTGGCGGCCAGCCTGGTCGGCACCTTCAACAACATCGCCGCTGTTTCCACGCTGCAATTCGCCACCTACGTCATCGTCGGCGCCAGCCTGACTTCCAACCTGCCGTCCTGGCTGCCTTCCGTGCTGGTGGGAGCCGGTGGCCTGTTCGGGCTGGCGCTGACGCTGACGGGCTGGGTGGTCAACCCGATAGCGCCCGAACGCGCCGCCGTCGCCATGGCCTACCGCAAACTGGCCGCCATGTTCGCCGCCATCGGCACCTCGCACACCATGAGCGCGCGGCGCGACATGGAAGCGGCCATGACCACCGCCTACGACACCGTGCTGGCTGCCCGCCGCGGCGCGGCCGGCCCCTCCCCCCGGCTGGCGCGGCTGGCGGCGCAGCTGCAAGCCTGTACGCCGCTGACCAATACCGCGCTGGAGCTGGCCCGCGCCGGCCGGGTGCTGCCGCACGATTGCGCACGCGTCATGAACCGGTTGGCCGACCGCGTGGAGAACGATGCGACGCCGGACCCGCGCGAGGACATCGCGGCCTTGCGCCAGGCGGACATGGCACCCTTGGCCGACGCGCTGGCCCAGGTGCAGCCCCTGCTGGACGGCGCCACGCTATCCGAGGCCGACGCCTTTGCCGGCCTGCCCCCCGCGCGGCCGCGCACGCCCTGGCGCGTGCTGGCGCGCACCTACCGGCCGGGGCCGACCACCGTGCGCTATCTGGTGCGGCTGGGGCTGTGCCTGATCGCCGCCGAGGCCGTGTCCATGGCGTTCTCGCTGCCGCGCTCCTACTGGGTGCCGCTGATCGTGGTGGTGGTGTTCAAACCCAACTTCGGCTCGGTGTTCGCGCGGGCGCTGCAAAGCTGCGCGGGCAGCGTGGTCGGCGTGGCGATCAGCGCGACCGTGCTGGCGCTGGACCGCAACGGCATCGTCAGCCTGCTCACGGTGGCCGGGCTGGCGTCCCTGCTGCCCTGGTCGGTGCGGCGCAACTACGGCTTGTTCTCGGCCATCCTGCTGCCCATCCTGATGCTGCTGATCGGCGCGCTGCAACCAGGCAGCTGGCCCATCGCGCTGGCGCGCCTGATCGATGTGGCCGTGGCCGCGGGCATCGTGCTGCTGGTGGGCTACCTGCCGTGGATACGGATCGAGCGCAGCAACCTGGACCACACCGTCGCCGCCGCCATGGACACGCTGGCCGCCTACCTGAACACCGTGTTCCAGGCCGATCCCACCAGCCGCCACGACCTGCGCGCCAGCGCCTACGCGCGCCTGTCCGACCTGCGCATCGCCTTGCAGCGCGGGCTGTCGGAACCGCGCCTGGTCAGCCGCCGCGCGCTCGCCTGGTGGCCGGTGGAGGTCGCGCTGGAGCGCGTGGCCAATGCCATTTCCGACACCGCCTGGTCGCTGCCCGCCGACCAGCCGGCGCCCAGCGCCGCGGAGCTGGCGCAACTGGCGGCCAGCCTGCACCAGATGAGCGCCGCTGTTGCGCAAGGCGCGGCCATGCCGGCCGCCGCCATCGCGTCGCCCGCGCCGGCGCTGCGCGACGTGGCCGCCCAGATCGAAGCCTTGCGCGCCGCGCTGGCCGGCCCGGATTTCGCGGCTGCGCCAGGCAAAGCCATTCCCGACAAACCCGCCAACCAGGTCTGA
- a CDS encoding YbaK/prolyl-tRNA synthetase associated domain-containing protein yields MEVFERLQALLAQNQARYRLIEHAAAGRSVEVAAIRGTEVSQGAKALVCRVKISSNQRRNVLAVFPADKQADLDAIARAAGGKKASLASQDLARELTGCEIGAIPPFTFNPDLHLLVDPSLRQRHDEIVFNAGRLDASILLNTEDYFRLAAPDEAPLIKA; encoded by the coding sequence ATGGAAGTCTTCGAACGCCTGCAAGCCCTGCTTGCCCAGAACCAGGCCCGCTACCGCCTGATTGAACACGCCGCAGCCGGCCGCTCCGTCGAAGTCGCGGCGATTCGCGGCACCGAGGTCAGCCAGGGCGCCAAGGCGCTGGTCTGCCGCGTCAAGATATCCTCCAACCAGCGCCGCAATGTGCTGGCCGTGTTCCCGGCCGACAAGCAGGCCGACCTGGACGCAATCGCACGCGCGGCCGGCGGCAAAAAGGCGTCGCTGGCGTCGCAGGACCTGGCGCGCGAACTCACCGGCTGCGAGATCGGCGCCATCCCGCCCTTCACTTTCAATCCCGACCTGCACCTGCTGGTGGATCCCAGCCTGCGCCAGCGCCACGATGAAATCGTGTTCAATGCCGGCCGCCTGGACGCCTCCATCCTCCTGAACACGGAAGATTACTTCCGGCTGGCCGCGCCCGACGAGGCGCCGCTGATCAAGGCCTGA
- a CDS encoding response regulator transcription factor: MNDLLDLIVFSPDPGVRAHRGAALTEMGFSPRLCEDSNSLFRLFQARRTPLLVMETELSDLCMAVAGLRALDTTAGIVAISNFDSPESRILGLHCGADVCLPPDAGATEIAAALQALVRRIPAAGRRAADAEPRPAQPAPAGEAMAKWQFHDAAWTLVSPQGKRLALTLAEREFLLKLTASADKRLPRADAAITDSHGGHESMRRTDVLVSRLRRKAQDLNLELPIRTVWGWGYAFTGEI, translated from the coding sequence ATGAATGACCTACTAGACCTGATCGTCTTCTCGCCCGATCCCGGCGTGCGCGCGCACCGCGGCGCCGCGCTGACGGAAATGGGTTTCTCGCCCCGGCTGTGCGAAGACTCCAACAGCCTGTTCCGCCTGTTTCAGGCCCGCCGCACCCCTTTGCTGGTGATGGAAACCGAACTTTCCGATCTCTGCATGGCCGTGGCCGGCCTGCGCGCCCTGGACACCACCGCGGGCATCGTCGCCATATCCAACTTCGACTCCCCTGAAAGCCGCATACTCGGGCTCCATTGCGGCGCCGACGTCTGCCTGCCGCCAGACGCGGGCGCAACGGAAATCGCCGCCGCGCTGCAGGCGCTGGTGCGGCGCATACCCGCGGCCGGCCGGCGCGCCGCAGATGCCGAGCCGCGCCCGGCGCAACCGGCGCCGGCAGGCGAAGCGATGGCCAAATGGCAATTCCACGACGCGGCCTGGACGCTGGTCAGCCCGCAAGGCAAACGCCTGGCCCTGACGCTGGCCGAGCGCGAATTCCTGCTCAAGCTGACGGCTTCCGCCGACAAGCGCCTGCCGCGCGCCGACGCGGCCATCACGGACTCGCATGGCGGCCACGAATCGATGCGGCGCACCGACGTGCTGGTCAGCCGCCTGCGCCGCAAGGCCCAGGACCTGAACCTGGAGCTCCCGATCCGCACCGTCTGGGGCTGGGGTTACGCCTTTACCGGAGAAATCTGA
- a CDS encoding efflux transporter outer membrane subunit, producing MSRSTPLPLPPTAPPRPAALVLCALLAGCAVGPDFERPAPPQVDAYAAPRDASAPIGAQRLQEGADIPAQWWQLFRSEALDQLVRQALRASPTLEQARARLRQANEDLNAETGGRMLPQVNGNLSATRQKVDPAAFGVPVAEQPPPFTLYNASIDVSYTLDVFGGNRRALEGLGAQADYQAHELQAARMSLAANVVTAAIRQADLSERLTDTRALLAAQERQQDIMRQRQQAGGVSEADLRNQELLVAQTRATLPPLEYQLAQATHQLAAYLGLAPAELRSAPLRLADLTLPADVPTGVPSALTRQRPDILAAEALWHQASANVGVAVANQYPQFTLTASFGSQRTRIGDLSNGLNVWSLGLGLVQPLFHGGELRARTRSAEAAYDAAAAGYRQTVLEGFRQVADALRAVQTDGDAYLASDEAWRRADEAERIAQGRYQAGGISHLSLLDSQRQLLQTRIARTAADAARHADTAALLQALGGGWWNETPADAP from the coding sequence ATGTCCCGCTCCACGCCTTTGCCCCTCCCGCCCACTGCGCCGCCGCGCCCGGCCGCGCTGGTCCTGTGCGCGCTGCTCGCGGGCTGCGCCGTGGGGCCGGATTTCGAGCGCCCGGCGCCGCCGCAGGTCGACGCCTATGCCGCGCCCCGCGATGCTTCTGCGCCCATCGGCGCGCAACGCCTGCAAGAAGGCGCCGACATCCCTGCGCAATGGTGGCAGCTGTTCCGCTCCGAAGCGCTCGACCAGCTGGTGCGGCAGGCCCTGCGGGCCAGTCCCACGTTGGAGCAGGCGCGCGCCCGCTTGCGTCAGGCAAACGAAGACCTGAACGCCGAAACCGGCGGCCGCATGCTGCCCCAGGTCAATGGCAACCTGTCGGCAACGCGGCAGAAGGTGGACCCCGCGGCCTTCGGCGTGCCGGTGGCCGAACAGCCCCCGCCCTTCACGCTCTACAACGCGTCCATCGACGTGTCCTACACGCTGGACGTATTCGGCGGCAACCGCCGCGCGCTGGAAGGCCTGGGCGCGCAGGCGGACTACCAGGCGCATGAGCTGCAGGCCGCACGCATGTCGTTGGCCGCCAACGTGGTCACCGCCGCCATCCGCCAGGCCGACCTGAGCGAACGCCTGACCGACACGCGGGCGCTGCTTGCGGCGCAGGAGCGGCAGCAGGACATCATGCGCCAGCGCCAACAGGCGGGCGGCGTGTCCGAAGCCGATCTGCGCAATCAGGAGCTGCTGGTCGCGCAGACCCGGGCCACGCTGCCGCCGCTGGAATACCAGCTGGCGCAGGCCACGCATCAACTGGCCGCTTACCTGGGCCTGGCGCCGGCCGAACTGCGATCCGCGCCCCTGCGGCTGGCCGACCTGACGCTGCCCGCCGACGTGCCCACCGGCGTGCCGTCGGCGCTGACCCGCCAGCGGCCCGACATCCTGGCCGCGGAAGCGCTCTGGCATCAGGCCTCGGCCAATGTCGGCGTGGCCGTCGCCAACCAGTATCCCCAGTTCACCCTGACCGCCAGCTTCGGCTCGCAACGCACCCGCATAGGCGACCTGTCCAATGGCCTGAACGTCTGGAGCCTGGGCCTGGGACTGGTCCAGCCGCTGTTCCACGGCGGCGAGCTGCGCGCGCGCACGCGCTCGGCCGAGGCCGCCTACGATGCGGCCGCGGCCGGCTACCGTCAAACAGTGTTGGAGGGCTTCCGGCAGGTCGCCGACGCCTTGCGCGCCGTACAGACCGACGGCGACGCCTACCTGGCCAGCGACGAGGCATGGCGCCGCGCAGATGAAGCCGAACGCATCGCGCAAGGCCGCTACCAGGCCGGCGGCATCAGCCACCTGAGCCTGCTGGACAGCCAGCGCCAACTGTTGCAGACACGGATTGCGCGCACCGCGGCGGACGCGGCGCGCCACGCCGACACCGCTGCCTTGCTGCAGGCGCTGGGCGGCGGCTGGTGGAACGAAACGCCCGCCGACGCACCATAA
- a CDS encoding ABC transporter permease — MMRHLQGFSWSRWWSMVLKEFLQLRRDRITFGMIVGLPIMQLALFGYAINTNPKQMPTAVISADHSPFTRSFVAAMKSSDYFHIIEELDNEEAGRTALAQGRVLFVLTIPPDFSRKLLRGERPALLIEADATDPMATGLAIGAATQLSQAVAQKDLTGPLASLAGGQPPFDVLVHQLYNEEQISQYNTVPGLMGVILTMTLVMMTGLAMTRERERGTMENLLAMPVRPLEVMTGKIVPYIAIGLIQSSIILLAAHFVFHVPFLGSLLAVYLSALVFVAANLTVGITLSSLAQNQLQAMQLTMFYFLPNMLLSGFMFPFQGMPMWAQYLGNLLPLTHFNRLIRGILLKGNGWWDLWPSIWPLLVFTVVVMTAAVKFYRRTLD, encoded by the coding sequence ATGATGCGCCATCTGCAAGGCTTTTCCTGGTCGCGCTGGTGGAGCATGGTGCTCAAGGAGTTCCTGCAGCTGCGCCGCGACCGCATCACCTTCGGCATGATCGTGGGCCTGCCCATCATGCAGCTGGCGCTGTTCGGCTACGCCATCAACACGAACCCGAAGCAGATGCCCACCGCGGTCATCAGCGCGGACCACAGTCCGTTCACGCGCAGCTTCGTCGCGGCGATGAAATCGTCGGACTACTTTCACATCATCGAGGAACTGGACAACGAAGAAGCCGGACGCACGGCGCTGGCCCAGGGCCGCGTGCTGTTCGTCCTGACCATCCCGCCGGACTTCAGCCGCAAGCTGCTGCGCGGCGAACGCCCCGCGCTGCTGATCGAGGCCGACGCCACCGATCCCATGGCGACCGGATTGGCCATAGGCGCGGCCACGCAGTTGTCGCAGGCCGTGGCGCAGAAGGACTTGACCGGACCGCTGGCCAGCCTGGCGGGCGGCCAGCCGCCCTTCGACGTGCTGGTGCACCAGCTCTACAACGAAGAGCAGATCTCGCAATACAACACGGTGCCGGGCCTGATGGGCGTGATCCTGACCATGACCCTGGTGATGATGACCGGCCTGGCCATGACGCGCGAACGCGAACGCGGCACGATGGAAAACCTGCTGGCGATGCCGGTACGGCCCCTCGAAGTGATGACGGGCAAGATCGTGCCGTACATCGCGATAGGCCTGATCCAGTCCAGCATCATCCTGCTGGCCGCGCACTTTGTTTTCCACGTGCCGTTCCTTGGGTCGCTGCTGGCCGTGTACCTGTCGGCGCTGGTGTTCGTGGCCGCCAACCTGACGGTGGGCATCACCCTGTCGTCGTTGGCGCAGAACCAGTTGCAGGCCATGCAGCTGACCATGTTCTATTTCCTGCCCAACATGCTGCTGTCCGGTTTCATGTTCCCGTTCCAGGGCATGCCGATGTGGGCGCAGTACCTGGGCAACCTGCTGCCGCTGACGCATTTCAACCGCCTGATCCGCGGCATCCTGCTCAAAGGCAACGGCTGGTGGGACTTGTGGCCCAGCATCTGGCCGCTGCTGGTGTTTACCGTGGTCGTCATGACCGCCGCCGTGAAGTTCTACCGCCGCACCCTGGATTGA
- a CDS encoding ABC transporter ATP-binding protein: MSAPAATQEASAGQYVIDVHGLNKRFGNKHVVNDVSLQVREGEIFGFLGPNGSGKTTCIRLMCGLLTPDSGSGTCLGYDILRDSAQIKRHVGYMTQKFSYWDDLTIRENLDFVARMYGMPERKATVERALEDLGLQSRAKQLTGSLSGGWKQRLALAACLLHQPKLLLLDEPTAGVDPTARRDFWEQLHELAARGISVLVSTHYMDEAERCHKLAYISYGRLLTQGTAEDVIAEQHLTTWAIHGHNLVPLAQRLRDAPGVDQTVAFGSALHISGRDAALLERTLRDAIAGQDLSLEPIDTSLEDVFIYLMKRSTDNFASPP; the protein is encoded by the coding sequence ATGAGCGCGCCCGCCGCCACTCAGGAAGCGTCCGCCGGCCAGTACGTCATCGACGTGCACGGGCTGAACAAACGCTTTGGCAACAAGCACGTCGTCAACGACGTGTCGCTGCAGGTGCGCGAAGGCGAGATCTTCGGCTTCCTCGGCCCCAACGGCAGCGGCAAGACCACCTGCATCCGCCTGATGTGCGGCCTCTTGACGCCGGACTCGGGCAGCGGCACCTGCCTGGGCTACGACATCCTGCGCGACAGCGCGCAGATCAAGCGGCACGTCGGCTACATGACGCAGAAGTTCTCGTACTGGGACGACCTGACCATCCGCGAGAACCTGGACTTCGTGGCGCGCATGTACGGCATGCCCGAGCGCAAGGCAACGGTGGAGCGCGCGCTGGAAGACCTGGGCCTGCAAAGCCGCGCCAAGCAATTGACGGGTTCCTTGTCCGGCGGCTGGAAGCAGCGCCTGGCATTGGCGGCCTGCCTGCTGCACCAGCCCAAGCTGCTGCTGCTGGACGAACCCACGGCGGGCGTGGACCCGACCGCGCGGCGCGACTTCTGGGAGCAACTGCATGAGCTGGCGGCGCGCGGCATCTCGGTGCTGGTCAGCACGCACTACATGGACGAAGCCGAGCGCTGCCACAAGCTCGCCTACATTTCCTACGGCCGCCTGCTGACGCAGGGCACGGCCGAGGACGTCATCGCCGAGCAGCACCTGACCACCTGGGCCATCCATGGGCACAACCTGGTGCCGCTGGCGCAACGCCTGCGCGACGCGCCGGGCGTGGACCAGACCGTGGCCTTCGGTTCCGCGCTGCACATCAGCGGCCGCGACGCGGCCTTGCTGGAACGCACGCTCAGGGACGCCATCGCCGGCCAGGACCTGAGCCTGGAGCCCATCGACACCAGTCTGGAGGACGTCTTCATCTATCTGATGAAGCGCTCCACCGACAACTTCGCGAGCCCGCCATGA
- a CDS encoding HlyD family secretion protein: protein MRIPPVLRRPLPASALALLALGGCGKDSGAFFQGYAEGEYVYVASSEAGRLAELPVRRGQQVEADAPLFALEATRETAARDQASAQLAAAVAQEEDIATGKRPPEVDVSRAQLAQAEAASRRSAAQLRRDTDQFRIGGIARAQLDDSREQAQSDAARVRELQAQLEVARLPGRDDQRRAQAAQVDAARAALAQAEWTLAQKRLAAPAAGLVFDTLYRVGEWVPAGSPVVSLLPPGNIKVRFFVPETALGALKVGQQATVRCDGCGDPIPVRIDYISAQAEYTPPVIYSRESRSKLVYMVQARPAPEAATRLHPGQPVEAVLQ from the coding sequence ATGCGCATCCCTCCCGTCTTGCGCCGCCCCCTGCCCGCCTCGGCGCTGGCCTTGCTTGCCCTGGGCGGCTGCGGCAAGGACAGCGGCGCCTTCTTCCAGGGCTACGCCGAAGGCGAATATGTCTACGTGGCGTCGTCCGAGGCCGGCCGGCTGGCCGAGCTGCCGGTGCGGCGCGGTCAACAGGTGGAAGCCGACGCGCCGCTCTTCGCGCTGGAGGCCACGCGCGAAACCGCGGCGCGCGACCAGGCCAGCGCGCAGCTGGCCGCCGCCGTGGCCCAGGAAGAAGACATCGCCACCGGCAAGCGTCCGCCCGAAGTGGACGTCAGCCGCGCCCAGCTGGCGCAGGCCGAGGCGGCCAGCCGCCGCTCGGCGGCGCAACTGCGGCGCGATACCGACCAGTTCCGCATCGGCGGCATCGCGCGCGCGCAGCTGGACGACAGCCGCGAACAGGCGCAATCGGATGCGGCGCGGGTGCGCGAATTGCAGGCCCAGCTGGAAGTGGCCCGCCTGCCCGGCCGCGACGACCAGCGGCGCGCCCAGGCCGCCCAGGTCGACGCGGCCCGCGCCGCGCTGGCCCAGGCGGAATGGACATTGGCGCAGAAGCGCCTGGCGGCGCCGGCCGCCGGGCTGGTGTTCGACACGCTCTACCGCGTGGGCGAATGGGTGCCTGCCGGCAGTCCGGTGGTGAGCCTGCTGCCGCCGGGCAATATCAAGGTGCGCTTCTTCGTTCCGGAAACGGCGCTGGGCGCGCTGAAGGTGGGGCAACAGGCGACGGTGCGCTGCGACGGCTGCGGCGATCCCATCCCTGTCCGCATCGATTACATATCGGCCCAGGCCGAATACACGCCGCCGGTGATCTACAGCCGCGAAAGCCGCAGCAAACTGGTCTACATGGTGCAGGCGCGGCCAGCGCCCGAAGCCGCCACGCGGCTGCACCCGGGGCAGCCGGTGGAGGCGGTGCTGCAATGA
- a CDS encoding TetR/AcrR family transcriptional regulator, translated as MRSAPSAPSRRPGRPPRPDNAAARANLLDTATGLFAAQGVAATTLTHIAQRAGVTTAMVHYYFKSRDQLIDAVVQERIVPVIGYVWSPLPQAQTPASDPVAAARAFIAEVVGRLVQSAVERPWLPALWLHEVVNEGGQLRERVLRHLPAERLQAFIGLITECQLAGAITPGVEPRLVFLSVLGLTLLPLATSGLWQRVLQDAAQPQAIDTRAIAAHAIAMLTGGLFSPSAPTPAIPGR; from the coding sequence ATGCGTTCCGCTCCCTCTGCCCCCTCCCGCCGGCCCGGCCGTCCGCCGCGTCCCGACAATGCCGCCGCCCGCGCCAACCTGCTGGACACCGCCACCGGCCTGTTCGCGGCCCAGGGCGTCGCCGCCACCACGCTCACGCACATCGCGCAACGCGCCGGCGTCACCACGGCGATGGTGCATTACTACTTCAAGAGCCGCGACCAGCTGATCGACGCGGTGGTGCAAGAGCGGATCGTGCCGGTCATCGGCTACGTCTGGTCGCCGCTGCCGCAGGCTCAGACTCCCGCGTCCGACCCCGTCGCAGCCGCGCGCGCCTTCATCGCAGAGGTCGTGGGCCGGCTGGTGCAGAGCGCGGTCGAACGGCCCTGGCTGCCGGCCCTGTGGCTGCACGAGGTCGTGAATGAAGGCGGTCAGCTGCGCGAACGCGTGCTGCGCCATCTGCCCGCCGAACGTCTGCAGGCCTTCATCGGCCTCATCACCGAATGCCAGCTTGCGGGCGCCATTACCCCCGGCGTGGAGCCGCGGCTGGTCTTTCTTTCCGTCCTGGGACTGACCCTGCTGCCGCTGGCCACCTCCGGCCTGTGGCAGCGCGTCCTGCAGGACGCCGCGCAGCCGCAAGCCATAGACACCCGCGCGATCGCGGCCCACGCCATCGCCATGCTCACCGGCGGCCTGTTCTCGCCGTCCGCCCCGACTCCCGCCATTCCAGGACGCTGA